The Poriferisphaera corsica DNA segment GACATCAACAAATCCTCACCACCCGACGACCGCACCAACACCGGCGAATCCGCCAAATACCGACGCAGAATCCGCTGCACATGATTTGTCGTAATTGCATCCCCAATCGTCTCAACAAACAACGGTATCACACCCTCTTCAATGTGCTTCACCAACGTAATCGCTATCCCCAGATTCGAAGGTACATCATCACCACGCAAATGCCCCTGTGTCCACAAACAACGATCATCTAATCGCTCCGGTGCCGCACTCACCAATGGACATGGCGACAAAACCGGTTGCCCTTTTTCAGCATGGCCCAACCCGGCAAATGGGTCACAACGACATTGATCGCAGCATCGACTCGACATAGCGACTTCCAAACTTCTAAAGTGATTTTTTCGAGGTGTGTCCCGACGTGATGAGGACATGACTTTCATCGTCATTTTGAGCTGCGAAGTATAGTGCACAATCTTAAGTGTGATAAAAAAATTGCTTACCCGTATCTGTTTTTAATCGCACGCAAACAATCTCGCACACTTCTCCACCATTCATCCACCGGCCCTTTTAATTTTGCACCATTTCTAGCACACTCACCAGCAATCTAACCATAAGATAGGTTATTAATTACAGCCACAGCATTCCCCAACGCCCAATCCCAAACCACCCCTGATCACACCACTCCCAAATCCGTCACTAGTAGAAAATTACCCATCACGCTTGTGTTCTGTTACACACGAAATTCATTCTCAAATAGCGTGAACTGTCAGCTCGCCAGCCATTGAATGTGCAAATGAGCACCTCAGCGAAAGCTTTCCATTAACTCAGTGGATCGTGTATCCCTTCTCCGGGGCGGAAGATCATGGCAAGATCTCCTTCAATCAACAAATGACCTACTGCACGCATCGCCAGTGACCACCGATACCCGAAAACCCTCACCCAGCCAAGCCTCGGACACGCCGATCCACGAAAATCATCCTCACCCAGCATTTTTCTCTCCCATCGCCTGACCCCAAAAATTTCCACCGCACATCCCACCACAGCCAATAAAAACGTAAAACATTAGCCATAATATACTTAGGTGTTTTATTCGGTAGCCGTCTTCCCCCCCTGAAAGAGCTTTTCGGCCATTTGAATTGCCACACAGCCCAAACTTCGTACACTGTACGCCTGAGCCCTCACTCCGATTCAAACAACGTTTTTTCATGAAAAGAAACCAGCTCATGAGACATAGCTCTGCTAGTTTTGCTCCCTTACGCAGCGGCATCACAACCCTGCTCGCAGGCACACTCATCGTCTCCGGATGCACCTCGCCATTCGACCTCGCAGATGAACGCGCCCTTCAACAGCAACTCCTCTCCTCATACACCACCGAAGTCGATGCCATCGCCGCAGGCCCCGTCATCGAACTCCAGCGCATGCCCTCCGACGTCATCCAGGAACTCTCACCCCAACGCTCCGCAGAGCTCAACAGCATCTCCGGCATCGAAGCCTATCGCGACGATGAACTCATCCTCGGCCAAAACCTCCTCGGCAACGAAAATCAGCTCGCCGTACAACTCACACTCCAGCAAGCCATCGAACTCGCCGTCCGCAACAACCTCGATCTCCAGGTTGCTCGCTACACCCCTGCCATCAGTGAAACACAGCTCACACAAGCTGAAGCCTTCTTCGACGCCAACTTCTTCTTCAACTCCGGCTACGTCCGCACCGCCGACCCCAACTTCGGCAACACTTTCGCCGGCCAGGAAGGCGCTTCTCTACAAGAAGATTACAACTTCGAAACAGGCATCCGCAACAACCTCATCTCAGGCGGTCAACTCACAACCTCAACATCACTCAACCACACCCACTCCTCCTTCGGCGGAACAACCTCAAACTTCTTCGAAGGCAACATCACCATCAACCTCGTCCAGCCTCTCCTCCGAGGCTTCGGCTCCGACATCAACCGCGCAAACATCATCCTCGCACGCAACGCACTCGAATCAACCCGACAAACACTCCGCGAAGACCTCCTCAACCTCGCCGCTAACGTCGAAGCTCAATACTGGACGCTTTCATTCAGCAAGCAAGCCCTCCTCATTCAAACCCGCCTGCTCGAACGAACCATCAACGACCGCGACCGCCTTCAAGAACGTGCCGAATTCGACGTCAACCCCGTGCGTCTCACCGAAGCCAGCTCCTTCGTCGAGCTTCGCCGCGCGGATGTCATCCGCACACGTCAAGAAGTCCGTGATGCCTCCGATGCTCTCAAGCGTCTGATCAACTCCCCAGAACTCCCCGTTGCTGACGAAACCATCATCATCCCTGTTGATTGGCCCGTCGACGTCCCACTCCAATTCTCACTCCTCGACGCCATCTCAACCGCACTACTCAACCGTCCTGAACTCCAAGTCGCACTCTACAACATCAAAGACTCATCCATCAGGCAACGCGTCGCCGAAAACGGCCGTCTCCCAATCCTCAACATCACACTCGGCAACAACCTCTCCGGTGCCGAAGCCAACAACCCCGCCGCAGGTTACGGCGACCTCTTTGACCTCGACTTCGTCGACTACATCGCTCAAATCGCTTTCGAAATGCCCATCGGCAACCGTGAACCCGAAGCCGCCTACCAAGAATCTATCCTTGCACGCAAGCAATCTGTCGTTATCTACCAAGACCAAGCGCAGCAAGTCGTCCTCGACGTCAAAAACGCGCTTCGTGAATTACTCACCAGCTACGAACTCATCGGCGCAACCCGCGCCGCTCGCCTCGCCGCCGCTGACGCGCTTCGAGCAATCGAAGAACAAGAAGCTGCTGGTGTCGCACTCACACCCGAATTCCTACTCGACCTCAAACTTCAAGCTCAGGAACGCCTCGCCGACGCCGAAACCCAAGAAGTTCAATCACTCATCAACTACAACAACGCAATCAGCATCCTCTACCTCCAGATGGGCACCCTTCTCGAACGTGATGGCATCGTCTTCGAAAACTACATCAACGCACCCGTGACCGCCGCACCACTACTCGAACCATAAGCCGCTTATGTGATGACTTGCCAAAACCGCAATAATCACGATCAGCAGCAAACACGTAAAAACCTTCTTTTTACGTAGCACCAGAGCAAAACGCTCTAACATTCAAATTAAGAACAACGTACCCAAGCCCAAAGTCGCGAGCCTAAAAAACTCGCGGCTTTCTTCATTTCTAACGCATACCACCCCCCACTCATCCCCCACTCACCCCGTACCACGCACCACTTCGTCCCCACCAACACCCACCGTCATATACAGATCAAAAAACGCCAACAACCCCGCCAGCGTACTCACGGATTGAAACATGTGCTTAATCAACAGATTGACTACACGCTCATGCTGCTTCGTATGTTCCGCACTCGCTGCCAACTTAAAATACAACTGCTCCACGCGCCGCCAATCCGCCCAAAGCGTATGCACAATCGCCGCTGTATCATGTGGATGCAAAAACTCCGACAACGCCACGCCCCCCGAAACAACCCGATCAATCACCGGCTGCAAACCCCGCACATGCTCATCATAAGCCTTTCGCCACGGCGATCTCTCCAACGTAAAAGCATGATGAAACGCATGCATCGGATTCTTCGACGGCGACATCGACAAAAACATCGCATACAACTCCGGCCCAAGCCAACGCTTGATTGCCGCAAACGCGCCAATCTGATTCATCGATCGGCATTCCTCCGCGTACCCGTGCAGCATCTCCAAATCATGCCCCAACTTTAACAGCCGCTTCCGCAACTCCGCCACAACCTTTTCACCGCTCACAACTCCCGCGCGATCCCGTTCTTCCAACACCATCTCCCCCGTTTTCATCCCTCGCCAATCCATCAACGTCACCGTCACATTGTCCGGCCCCCCCGCCCTGTTCGCCGCCTCAACCAAAACCCTCACCGTCTCACCAATCGGATACCCCTGCGTCAAAATCTTTTTGATCACCCACTCCTCCACCGGGTCCGTCAGCCCATCCGAACACAAAAGCATCTGATCACCCACCGCCATCTCCACCCGCTTCACCGCCACATTCACTTGCCGCGGCGCACCAATAAACTCACTGAGTAACCGCCGCTCCCCAACCTGCTCATCCTTCAACGTATCCGTGATCGAATCATACTGCCGATACTGCGCCGTATGATCTTCACTCACCTGCCGCAGCTCACCATCACGAAACAGATACGCCCGTGAATCACCCACATTAAACACATACCCCACCTCTCCCACCACAAGCATCCCCACCAGCGTTGCCCCCATCCCTTTCAACGACCCAATTCGGCTCCCACCTATATATAGCTGCTCTGAAATCACCCCAATCACGCGCCGCAATGCATCCTCAATCCCTCCCTCACCCAAACCACGACGCATCTCCATACGAAGCATCCGTCCCAACGAATACGCAATAATCTGCGACGCCGCCTCACCCGATGGCTGCCCCCCAATCCCATCGCAAACTACATGCAAATTCAAACCAAGATCGTTATAAAACGCATCCTCGTTCGCCAATCGCCGCCGCCCAATATCTGTCAGTGAAGCTGAAATGATGTCCGGAACCATATTCACCTATTTCTAAATTGACACAAACGTGAATTCGAATCGATTGTAAGCTACCCCCTTATCCTTTAACAGCTTACATTCATCCCATTCCCAACATTTTTTCACACCCATCCTCCCCGTTCGTATCATCCAACTTCCAAACCTGCCCTTGACCCAACGCGCAAATTCACAATTCCGATCCCTGTGAATCAACGAATCACCGATCTTTTCCTTCCCCTTCAAGCCCGCCACCGCCGGTGGCGGGGTGTCCCCCCAACTCATTTTCAATCGCCTGCAACCCCACCCTACCTCGCTTTCGCCTTATAAGCCCCTAGCTTACCCCCCATCCCAACAATCTCACAAGACCCTAACACCCCTCATTTCATCCTCACCTCCACGCCTGCTATGATGTAAAGCTCGATTCACTTGGAGATATACCGTGACCAACCAGACCAATTCAGCCGTCGAGCAGACCCACAACGTCAACGTCGAAGCAACGCAAACCCTCACCATGCCCCGCGAGCTCAAAGCCGCACTTCCAGCCAACGAATGCTCCGTCAAGACCGTCATCGAAGGCCGCCAAACCATCCAAAACATCCTCGCCGGCAAGGACGACCGATTCCTCGTCGTCATCGGCCCATGCTCCATCCACGACACCAAAGCCGCCATGGAGTACGCCAACCGACTCATTCAACTCAAGAAAAAGTACGAAGATAAACTCTACATCGTCATGCGTGTCTACTTCGAAAAGCCACGCACCACCGTCGGCTGGAAGGGTCTCATCAACGACCCACACCTCGACGGCTCCTTCGACATGTCCGAAGGACTCCGCCGCGCACGCAAACTCCTCCTCGACATCAACTGCCTCGGCCTCCCCACCGGAACAGAAATGCTCGACCCCATCACACCCCAATACATCGACGACCTCGTCTCATGGGCCTCTATCGGCGCCCGCACAACCGAATCACAAACCCACCGCCAAATGGCCTCCGGCCTCTCCATGCCCGTCGGCTTCAAAAATGCAACCAACGGCGACATCCAAGTCGCTGTCGACGCCATGGGCTCCTCAAAATCCAAACACCACTTCATCGGCATCGACGACGACGGCGCAACCTGCATCGTCATCACCAAAGGCAACCCACACGGCCACCTCATCCTCCGAGGCGGCTCAAACCAACCCAACTACGACCATGTCTCCGTCGCAAACGCCGCAGAAAAGCTCAAAAAAGCAAAACTCTCACCCACCATCCTTGTCGATTGCTCGCACGCAAACTCAGGCAAAAAACACGAAAACCAGCAACTCGTCTGGAACAGCATCATCGAACAAAAACTCACAGGCTCCTCACCCGTCATCGGCGGCATGATCGAATCCAACCTCAACCAAGGTGCTCAAAAACTCACCGAAAACCTCGAATACGGCGTCTCCATCACCGACCAATGCATCGGCTGGGGCAAAACCGAGCAAATCCTCCGCGACGCATACCTCAAACTCTCCGCTAAATAACCCCACCCCCCAAAAAAGCAAAACTAAAAACCTCCCCAAACTGCAAGCACCCCACCGCTCGCAGCTTTTTCATGTCCCCAACGCCTCAAGCCCGCCACCGCTGGTGGCGGGGTGTCCCTCCAACCAACATTTTTCTACCAACACCAATAACCGGCGATCCGAGATCCCCGGAAACTCTCACCCCTCACCCCCTCCCACCTTCTCCTCAAAGCCAACCCCACCCAACCTGCAAACCGCCCACCCACACGCACTTCCGATCCCCAGCGTTTCTAGCACTAAAAAAAAAACTGCCATTCCCCCTCTCCGAGTGTTAAGATAAACATCCTGTTGTTTTGGTTTGAACACTTATCAACTATTGACTTACGCGCACATACATCCTTCCTCCATGTGTCTCACCTCAACCATGCAATCATCAAATGCAGATAAAAAGAGGCCCGTCATGACACAACTTGCTGACAACGTCAAAGATCGTACCGCACAGATGCACTGCCCCCTATGCAACGCATTAACCCATGAAG contains these protein-coding regions:
- a CDS encoding TolC family protein, translating into MRHSSASFAPLRSGITTLLAGTLIVSGCTSPFDLADERALQQQLLSSYTTEVDAIAAGPVIELQRMPSDVIQELSPQRSAELNSISGIEAYRDDELILGQNLLGNENQLAVQLTLQQAIELAVRNNLDLQVARYTPAISETQLTQAEAFFDANFFFNSGYVRTADPNFGNTFAGQEGASLQEDYNFETGIRNNLISGGQLTTSTSLNHTHSSFGGTTSNFFEGNITINLVQPLLRGFGSDINRANIILARNALESTRQTLREDLLNLAANVEAQYWTLSFSKQALLIQTRLLERTINDRDRLQERAEFDVNPVRLTEASSFVELRRADVIRTRQEVRDASDALKRLINSPELPVADETIIIPVDWPVDVPLQFSLLDAISTALLNRPELQVALYNIKDSSIRQRVAENGRLPILNITLGNNLSGAEANNPAAGYGDLFDLDFVDYIAQIAFEMPIGNREPEAAYQESILARKQSVVIYQDQAQQVVLDVKNALRELLTSYELIGATRAARLAAADALRAIEEQEAAGVALTPEFLLDLKLQAQERLADAETQEVQSLINYNNAISILYLQMGTLLERDGIVFENYINAPVTAAPLLEP
- a CDS encoding PP2C family protein-serine/threonine phosphatase, producing MVPDIISASLTDIGRRRLANEDAFYNDLGLNLHVVCDGIGGQPSGEAASQIIAYSLGRMLRMEMRRGLGEGGIEDALRRVIGVISEQLYIGGSRIGSLKGMGATLVGMLVVGEVGYVFNVGDSRAYLFRDGELRQVSEDHTAQYRQYDSITDTLKDEQVGERRLLSEFIGAPRQVNVAVKRVEMAVGDQMLLCSDGLTDPVEEWVIKKILTQGYPIGETVRVLVEAANRAGGPDNVTVTLMDWRGMKTGEMVLEERDRAGVVSGEKVVAELRKRLLKLGHDLEMLHGYAEECRSMNQIGAFAAIKRWLGPELYAMFLSMSPSKNPMHAFHHAFTLERSPWRKAYDEHVRGLQPVIDRVVSGGVALSEFLHPHDTAAIVHTLWADWRRVEQLYFKLAASAEHTKQHERVVNLLIKHMFQSVSTLAGLLAFFDLYMTVGVGGDEVVRGTG
- a CDS encoding 3-deoxy-7-phosphoheptulonate synthase, encoding MTNQTNSAVEQTHNVNVEATQTLTMPRELKAALPANECSVKTVIEGRQTIQNILAGKDDRFLVVIGPCSIHDTKAAMEYANRLIQLKKKYEDKLYIVMRVYFEKPRTTVGWKGLINDPHLDGSFDMSEGLRRARKLLLDINCLGLPTGTEMLDPITPQYIDDLVSWASIGARTTESQTHRQMASGLSMPVGFKNATNGDIQVAVDAMGSSKSKHHFIGIDDDGATCIVITKGNPHGHLILRGGSNQPNYDHVSVANAAEKLKKAKLSPTILVDCSHANSGKKHENQQLVWNSIIEQKLTGSSPVIGGMIESNLNQGAQKLTENLEYGVSITDQCIGWGKTEQILRDAYLKLSAK